The segment tatTATGTCGCTTTCACCTCTTCTTTTGTTGTGTCCTGTCAATTAGGTCAGATTTGTTGTTACTTGATAATGGAAGCATCAACAGGATTATACAGAGCTATAATACGTAACACTCGTCTTCAGCGCAGTACAAAGTATTCAGTCACCGCTGACGAAGAACACACACAGCGACCAAACACGATGGAAAACGATTGCTGtaatcaaaaacattttatttcacgtCATCAGATGAATCAACCAGTAACCGCACAGATCATTCATTCCTAAAACATTTCATCCACCATACCGAGGAAACAAAACCCACCATCAATGACTGATCAATCTAAATGACTGCAACACAGACAAATATTAAGGCCATGGGTGGCTTTAGAAAACACAGCGCCAGTGCAGACAGACTGGGAGGTGTGGGGAGACGGTCACAAGCACTGGCAGGCTGACGGCCATCACTCAGAGACCAGGAGAAGGTCGACTGGTTTGAACCCGACAGACTGGAGTTTAGCGATTGCTCCTCATCGCCTCCTTGGCTGCCAGGATGAGAGGCGTGAGACTGGACAGAGGCTTGGAGAGCTTCAGGAAGGGATGCTAGACAGGTAGAGAAACAAGACAGCTGACTGATCAATTCTGACAAAACCCCGAAtgactgcagcccccccccccccgtttgacACATTGATTATGGATCGGGCTTTACCTGCAGTAATTCTCTGCTTGATCCTCGTTTCTCCACATCCATCTCTAGACAGCGGGACAAGAACGATTTGAAGATGGGCGAGAGCTTCTCTGGACTCTGTAGTTCTGGAGTGCCATTAGTGGCGATTAAATACAAAGCCTAAAACCAGAACAGCATTATGGATCAGAACCAAACAACAGATAGAATCAGTAGAATAAACAGACTAGAACAAACTAGGTAATAAACCCTGAATTCAACCTAGACCCTCACCCTCAGAGGGTTCTCATTGAGATATGGCGGTTCTCCCTCCACCATCTCGATGGCCATGATCCCCAGAGACCAGATATCCACTTTTGGTCCGTAGGCTTTCCTAGTAACCACCTCTGGAGCCATCCAATATGGGGTGCCCACCATGGTGCTGCGTTTACTCTGCTCTGGAGTGATCTGTGCACAGAAGCCAAAGTCGgctgaaaagacagaaagacaaaaaaaaaaaaaaaacacttctgaGATCAATTTATGGATCAACCTCATCACAGTTAAAGAACACATTCAATCAGGGAAGAACCCAAAACggaccacagagagagaggcgagAGGAACGAGGTCATCATTTCATGTGGCAGGGGCATCAGAGAAAGAGGTTTGAGAGTGGGGTAAAAGGTACACGAACATGGGTATCTAAAATCGTCTTTTCCTCCACCGtacataaacaaaaaacaaattgtcTGCAGGTTTTGGCTGTCCCTAACTGAGTTTGACTGATCCATCCATCCCCAGCAGGACGTTGTCACTCTTGATGTCTCTGTGGATGACCTGGTTGGCATGAAGAAACTCCAGCGCCTGGAGGACctggacagaagaagaaagttaGGATCCTGAAGGCTTACAGAGCAAGCGGGGAACAATCAGCAGCGAAGGCAGAGACGAAGTAAGGGACCGCTGTGGACGGCTCGTCAACCGGTTCCACGAAGGATCGTACCTCCCTGCAGACGGCGGCGATCTGAGCCTCGTCCATGCACGTTTCCGTCACCACGTCAGTCAGCGAGCCGCCTGCCAGGTAGTCCATGACCACGAACAGCTCGTCTCCAACCAGGAAGCTGAGGGCGCAGACGCAATGAGCACATGTTGGCTTCGCGTCCGTCGCCCCACTGCGTCCACGCTTACCTGTCAACGAAGTTCACAATGTTTGGgttcttcatctccttcatGACCAGAATCTCATTGATGATGAGTTCCTTCTTCGGCTGCTTCTGGAGGTTGATCTGCTTGATTGCCACCTTCAAGACACAAGAGAACGATCTTTCATTCATCATCCAGTGGCAACAAAGCAGCCAAATGAGATTATTTGACctgattttctcttttcatttgatAAAAAACCCAGCGATAATCATTCTTAAAGGTACAGGTACCCCCCCATTGATGAGATCTTTGGCCTCACCTCTTGTCCGGTTGAAACGTCTATGGCTGTATAAACGGTACCAGATGCCCTGAAAG is part of the Brachionichthys hirsutus isolate HB-005 chromosome 18, CSIRO-AGI_Bhir_v1, whole genome shotgun sequence genome and harbors:
- the LOC137908081 gene encoding serine/threonine-protein kinase PAK 2-like; protein product: MCDSGVYEDKPPAPPVRMSSQGGGPKDPQSASHSSRPLPSVPEERKSRNKIISMFASEKVGRKKDRDKDRPEISSPSDFEHTIHVGFDAVTGEFTGMPEQWARLLQTSNISKSEQKQNPQAVLDILKFYDSTSGKQKYLSFSAPDKDTQSPGKQGSATSPSGDKYGDDDEDDDTPPPVVAPRPEHTKSVYTRSVIEPLPPSDGDAASRAADRQKKKGGKMTDEEIMEKLRTIVSIGDPKKKYTRYEKIGQGASGTVYTAIDVSTGQEVAIKQINLQKQPKKELIINEILVMKEMKNPNIVNFVDSFLVGDELFVVMDYLAGGSLTDVVTETCMDEAQIAAVCREVLQALEFLHANQVIHRDIKSDNVLLGMDGSVKLTDFGFCAQITPEQSKRSTMVGTPYWMAPEVVTRKAYGPKVDIWSLGIMAIEMVEGEPPYLNENPLRALYLIATNGTPELQSPEKLSPIFKSFLSRCLEMDVEKRGSSRELLQHPFLKLSKPLSSLTPLILAAKEAMRSNR